Part of the Octopus sinensis unplaced genomic scaffold, ASM634580v1 Contig13114_ERROPOS71376, whole genome shotgun sequence genome is shown below.
aaaattaaatatataaatgtaattataaatataaaagaaactgacagaaacgaatatatgcgttttgaccgaaatggtttttttctatctctggcgagttaactcgtcaaaagatagactcgccaaaatcgacagcaaacgagttccttcgtctattataaactcttttttgacatatacgagtatattcgctcactttatacgtctggcagtgacgatttctgccacctttcgcttgagtaaggcattgaagaccgagtacgatttagtcacctggagacagtcgaagggttggaaggcatattttatgaatagaagtgttcactttgtttttacgttgttttttttatacctttatattataaccccaccatgtcgagctctgatgatgatagcgattatGAAGCTTCTCTTGGAGGGTTGGATACATCTGATGAGAGTGAAAGTTCGTCAGAAGAGTTTTGAAGTAATAAAATCAACAGAAGTAAACAATCATGTTTTGATCATTCATTCTCAATTTGGAAAATAagataaccaaataaaataacatgattttttgtaaaagtaatatgatttatgaaaaaaacgggttaactcgtttctgcccaaagcggtaatttaaaatcaatattattgaattaaaattcataataaataaggtttgaaatatacctcgaaatcaccattcaaaacatagtaaaataaaacaattaaaaaatatgtctgaaaaaatacatttattttcaaaataattgttgggtaaggggttaacataatactaaaaaaaatttctaactttAATTtacccataggcgcaggagtggctgtgtggtaagtaacttgctaaccaactacatggttccgggttcagtcccactgcgtggcatcttgggcaagtgtcttctgctatagctccgggccgaccaatgccttgtgagtggatttggtagacagaaactgaaagaagcctgtcgtatataggtatatatatatatgtatgtgtgtgtttgtgtgtctgtgtttgtccctctagcattgcttgacaaccgatgctggtgtgtttacgtcaccgtcacttagcggttcggcaaaagagaccgatagaataagtactgggcttacaaagaataagtcccggggtcgatttgctcgactaaaggcggtgctccagcatggccgcagtcaaataacggaaacagggaaaagagagagatagtaaaataaattaactttttctctaaGCCCACAACCTAGTATTTTCACATAAACTAATTTTActaataattaaaaatcaataccTCTAATATAtccaatattcaaaataaatattaataaaggaataatatgtaatactaacaataaattttcattccttttattaacatttaaaacTTTTATAAATCTTATCATCTGACCATGATCTACCGTAACATAAAAAACCAAATTATATAATCCTCCCATAAATACTATTATtaacacaaaaaataataaatataatctatctattcagtctttcagtcttttacttgtttcagtcatttgactgcggccatgctggagcaccaccttttttcgAGCAACTCAactccgagacttattctttgtaagcccagtacttattctatcggtcgctaagtgacggcgacgtaaacacaccagcatcggttgtcaagcaatgctagggggacaaacacacacacacacatacatacagtttccgtctaccaaatccactcacaaggctttggtcggcccgaggctatagtagaagacacttgcccaaggtgccacgcaatgggactgaacccggaaccatgtggttggtaaacaagctacttaccacacagccactcctgcgcctatatatagagagatatataatataatttcactAACCAAATTGATAAATGGAGGAGTTCccatattacaaatacataacaaaaacattaataaactcattataggcgcaggagtggctgtgtggtaagtagcttgctaaccaaccacatggttccgggttcagtctcactgcgtggcatcttgagcaaatgtcttctgctatagccccgggccgaccaatgccttgtgagtggatttggtagacggaaactgaaagaagcccgtcatatatatgtatatatatgtgtttgtgtgtctgtgtttgtccccctagtattgcttgacaaccgatgctggtgtgtttacgtccccgtcacttagtggttcggtaaaagagaccgatagaataagtactgggcttacaaagaataagtccttggggtcgatttgctcgactaaaggcggtgctccagcatggccgcagtcaaatgactgaaacaagtaaaagagtatctctctatatataaacggcagtttgtctgtgtgcgtgtctgttaggttgtaccctcaccctgaccacggctttcaaccgattctgatgaaacttgacacacacatagcccaatgtcataattcaaaactaacgcagcgaatattttgaaaagttccccccagTTCtggaaaagatcgataaattcgacgtggggtcgacaatcagacacacaaaccacagatggtctaggggacgcaactcgacctttttaactctcaaaaaaaaaatttaccatcatttttttcaccatttttttgctattttttggctataactctctaaaaatgctttatagttatttcccttacaaacccgagcaacgccgggcgatactgctagtactatatAATTACCACCTAAAAACTTAAATAATCCTATAAATCGTATAATTCCATACCCTCCTAATTTTAATAATACACCTGCCAGAATTATAGACCCAGAAATGGGAGCTTCTACATGAGCCTTAGGTAATCACAAATGAAAAAGGTAAATTGgtaattttaccgaaaaagctAATAATAACCCAATAACTCAAtataacctcatcatcatcatcatcatcgtttaacgtccgttttccgcgctagcacgggttggacggttcgaccggggtctgggaagccaggggctgctccaggctccagtctgatctggcagagtttctacagctggatgcccttcctaacgccaaccactccgcgagtgtagtgggtgctttttacgtgccacctgcacaggtgccagggggggggggtccggcatcggtcacgatcggttggagcttttaatgtgccagcagcacggaagccagccaaggcggggctggcaacgttcggacggtcctttttatgtgccaccggcacaggggccagtcggggcggcgctggcatcggccacgttcggacggtcctttttatgtgccaccggcacaggggccagtcggggcggcgctggcatcggccacgttcggatggtgctttttatgtgccaccagcacaggggccagtcggggcagcgctggcatcggccacgttcggatggtgctttttatgtgccaccagcacaggggccagtcggggcggcgctggcatcggccacgttcggatggtgctttttatgtgccaccggcacaggggccagtcggggcggcgctggcatcggccacgttcggatggtgctttttatgtgccaccagcacaggggccagtcggggcggcgctggcatcggccacgttcggatggtgctttttatgtgccaccagcacaggggccagtcggggcggcgctggcatcggccacgttcggatggtgctttttatgtgccaccagcacaggggccagtcggggcggcgctggcatcggccacgttcggatggtgctttttatgtgccaccggcacaggggccagtcggggcggcgctggcatcggccacgttcggatggtgctttttatgtgccaccagcacaggggccagtcggggcggcgctggcatcggccacgttcggatggtgctttttatgtgccaccagcacaggggccagtcggggcggcgctggcatcggccacgttcggatggtgctttttatgtgccaccagcacaggggccagtcggggcggcgctggcatcggccacgttcggatggtgctttttatgtgccaccagcacaggggccagtcggggcggcgctggcatcggccacgttcggatggtgctttttatgtgccaccagcacaggggccagtcggggcggcgctggcatcggccacgttcggatggtgctttttatgtgccaccagcacaggggccagtcggggcggcgctggcatcggccacgttcggatggtgctttttatgtgccaccagcacaggggccagtcggggcggcgctggcatcggccacgttcggatggtgctttttatgtgccaccggcacaggggccagtcggggcggcgctggcatcggccacgttcggatggtgctttttatgtgccaccggcacaggggccagtcggggcggcgctggcatcggccacgttcggatggtgctttttatgtgccaccagcacaggggccagtcggggcggcgctggcatcggccacgttcggatggtgctttttatgtgccaccggcacaggggccagtcggggcggcgctggcatcggccacattcggatggtgctttttatgtgccaccagcacaggggccagtcggggcggcgctggcatcggccacgttcggatggtgctttttatgtgccaccggcacaggggccagtcggggcggcgctggcatcggccacgttcggatggtgctttttatgtgccaccagcacaggggccagtcggggcggcgctggcatcggccacgttcggatggtgctttttatgtgccaccagcacaggggccagtcggggcggcgctggcatcggccacgttcggatggtgctttttatgtgccaccggcacaggggccagtcggggggcgctggcatcggccacgttcggatggtgctttttatgtgccaccggcacaggggccagtcggggcggcgctggcatcggccacattcggatagtgctttttatgtgccaccagcacaggggccagtcggggcggcgctggcatcggccacgttcggatggtgctttttatgtgccaccggcacaggggccagtcggggcggcgctggcatcggccacgttcggatggtgctttttatgtgccaccagcacaggggccagtcggggcggcgctggcatcggccacgttcggatggtgctttttatgtgccaccagcacaggggccagtcggggcggcgctggcatcggccacgttcggatggtgctttttatgtgccaccggcacaggggccagtaggggcggcgctggcatcggccacgttcggatggtgctttttatgtgccaccagcacaggggccagtcggggcggcgctggcatcggccacgttcggatggtgctttttatgtgccaccagcacaggggccagtcggggcggcgctggcatcggccacattcggatggtgctttttatgtgccaccagcacaggggccagtcggggcggcgctggcatcggccacattcggatagtgctttttatgtgccaccagcacaggggccagtcggggcggcgctggcatcggccacgttcggatggtgttttatgtgccaccagcacaggggccagtcggggcggcgctggcatcggccacgttcggatggtgctttttatgtgccaccagcacaggggccagtcggggcggcgctggcatcggccacattcggatggtgctttttatgtgccaccagcacaggggccagtcggggcggcgctggcatcggccacattcggatggtgctttttatgtgccaccagcacaggggccagtcggggcggcgctggcatcggccacattcggatggtgctttttatgtgcaccagcacaggggccagtcggggcggcgctggcatcggccacattcggatggtgctttttatgtgccaccagcacaggggccagtcggggcggcgctggcatcggccacgttcggatggtgctttttatgtgccatattATTAATAAACAACAATTTAATTAAATCTATTCTATATGATCCTTCTTGATATCCCCACAATAATAAACACAATAATAAAGGTAAAGAAGCACTtactgtatataatattatatatatcccagCTTGTAAACGCTCAGGTTGATAGCCCCAACTTAAAATCAACAACAATGTAGGAATTAATGAAACctcgaaaaataaataaaatataattaaattttctacCAAAAAAAACACAATTACTACAAAACATAGTAAtaatacacaaaaagaaaaaaatctcaccTTATTATTAATCCTTTTTACTGATTTATAActagataataatattaaactaCTTGTTCAAAATCTTAATAATACCAAAATCATCGATACCTtatctaaagaaaaataaaactcccTCACCCCCCTacaatcaatatttaaatattttaatctcatcatcatcatcatttagcatccgttgtccatgctagcatgggttggacggtttaactggtgtctgtgaagccggaaggcttcatcaggcccagtcagatttggcagtgtttctacggctggatgcccttcctaacgccaaccactccgcgagtgtagtgggtgttttttacatgccacctgcacaagtgccagacagagctggcacaacggccacgaacggacggtgcttttacgtgtcaccggcatggagggCAACCCGAGGCTGGCAAAacctaaaaattaatatatatcataaacgtAAACTCCCACTTTAATCAAAAATTCAAcgacaacaatataataattccTATTAATATTCCTATAATTTATAAACTCTTAAACTCATTACGTAATCATTACCATGTAAACGAATAAAACTAACTAATAAAGATAACCCTAAAGAAGCCTCACAAACTCCaaaaacaaccacatcatcatcatcatcatcatttagcgtccattttccatgctagcatgggttagacggtttaactggggtctgtgaagccgggaggcttcatcaggcccagtcagattggcagtgtttctacggctagatgcccttcctaaagccaaccattccgtgagtgtagtgggtgcttttacgtgccacctgcacaggtgccagacggagctggtaaacggccacggacggatggtgctttttacatgccactggcacgggggccaggcaaggctggcaacggacacgagcggatggtgcttttacgtgccaatggcacgggggccaggcgagggtggcaacggacaaacgatcggatggttcgcttaaccacagctgcaatttccactgatgttgattaaatataaatttaatctaaCTATAcctacagaaaagaaaaatatagaaattactCTTAATGTCAACACTTCAAaacctaataaaatatttaaaatatgtttccactgaaataataaaacaaacaaaccacatatataataataataataataataataataatgataatagtaataataattgtgtacagtgctcaggtgcactacaactcatctaaagtgtatatataatcaggtgtagtttcggtggatttcggaaagcatgagggccttaaaggatgcagtgtcatggcagtcaacaactgacgcaggcagtttattccatgcttcagcaactctgagcgtgaagaaatgtttccgaaagtaatgggagctgtgctgttttctgactttgtaggcatgtccacgtgtgttagactcatggagatcaaaaaggtgttcagtgttgttgttggtgaggtggttgataactttgtgggtgtttaccaagtccgtcgccagatgccggagcttcagtgaatccatgcccagggaaacaaggcgctcagaatatggtaggtgtctgatggaggtgtctgatatatatatatatatatatatatatatatatatatatatatatatatatatatattcctaacaataaacaattatttataatCATACACGTTATAATAGTTTATATAAAACATTGGTCTTGTAaaccaaaattaaatattttatttttataactattCTTTTAAAAGGTTATAAGTGAATCGAACACTTATAAAAGGTTTTCAAAACctatatttatccaatataacctaataatctaatatatatattcataatatatctaAAATAGGTCGAattaaaaaacaagtaaaatataaaacccTAAAAATACGACCAATTATTTCATATGGATATTCTACTGGACAACTCCCAATCcatgttaaaataaaaaatacaccaattaaaaatcaaaaacaaaactgtCCTAAAAAATTATAACACAAACCTATACATCCTCTAACATGTAAAAatggacaaataaacaaaacaacaatagatATTCCTAAACTAACTACTCCCCCTAATTTATTAGGAATTGAACGCAGAATAGCATaagcaaacaaaaaatatcaCTCAGGCTTAATATGAATAGGAGTAACTAAAGGATTCGCAGGAATAAAATTCTCAGCATCTCCCAACATATTAGGAAACAATAAGCTCAATTCAACTAATGCAAATAATATTACAAGAAACCCTAAAATATctttatacgaggggcgttcaataagtaatgcctctgacccacttgcagttgtttaatttagctgaaattttgcatgtgcaattatttatatctctatagattaagtggcaaattacagctctgaactaattgtggtttccgatttacaggtgtttgaactgagtcaagtgtgaaatggagcctgttgagtgtcgagcagtgatccggtttttgtatttgaaaggacgcacaccacgggagacttttgatgaaatgaaagtaacttatggtgatgatgccccatcatatgaccttgtaaaacgctggcatcgtgaattcaaacatggtcggaactctgtggaaacagctcccagatctggtcgcccccttctgccattgatgaggcatctgtctgtcaagttgaggctgccattttggaagatcgacgcataactattcgccaaatagcccatgaggtcaagattagtaccgggtctgtggaaactatcattcatgaccatttgcttatgcaaaaggtgtctgccagatggattcccaggttgctcacacctttccagaagcaagaacgcgtcgattgctcgaggatgaatttggagatgtgccaagaagatgagtcaaaatttttcaaaagactgattgcataggataaaacctgggtccatcactatgatcca
Proteins encoded:
- the LOC115229589 gene encoding LOW QUALITY PROTEIN: NADH-ubiquinone oxidoreductase chain 4-like (The sequence of the model RefSeq protein was modified relative to this genomic sequence to represent the inferred CDS: substituted 1 base at 1 genomic stop codon), giving the protein TSSLILLSSYKSVKRINNKVRFFSFCVLLLCFVVIVFFLVENLIIFYLFFEVSLIPTLLLILSWGYQPERLQAGIYIILYTVSASLPLLLCLLLWGYQEGSYRIDLIKLLFINNMLAFSVKLPIYLFHLXLPKAHVEAPISGSIILAGVLLKLGGYGIIRFIGLFKFLGGNYIIIFIIFCVNNSIYGRII